In Nitratireductor mangrovi, the genomic window TAGCGGCCCGAAAAGGCTTTGGTGCCGTAGTGGACAGCGGTGGTCTCGGTATCGAGCCAGATGTCGCCACCACAAAAATGCGTCCAGCGCATACAAAAACTCTGATCCTCGCCATACATCAGGCCGCCGTCGGGCGAGGTCAGATGGCTGAAGAAGTCGTGATAGGCCAGTCCTTTATGGATCGGGGCGTGCTCGAGTCGCGGCTTGCGTGAGGCAATGCCCTTCGCCACCATGGTTTCGGGGACCGCGCGGCTCAGAAGCATCAGCCCGGTCCCGGTCGCCGGTACCGTGATGAAACCGCCGCGCCTCTTCGGCACCCAGGGGGCACCGCCGAACTCGGCCTTCTGGTGGTTGTATATCCAGGCGCGACTCAGCAGGGTCTCGGTCGGCGTGCGCTCGGCCTTCGGCAAGTGTGCGTCGGCCTCGATCAGTTGGCGCAGCCGGTTCCAGCGCGCGTGCTTCTGCGGATAGGCGATGGCCGCGAAATCGACGCCGAACGCGATCAGGCGCCAGACCGCTTCGGGGTCGGCATAGATGTCGCCATCGACGCACAGCATGTGCGTAAACTGAGTTCTGGTCAGGAAGATCGACATCAGCTGGTTGCGCGAAAAAACGATGTCGGAGAATTCGTAGGTCTCGAAACCGAAAGGAACGCCGCGACGCGCCAGCCCCTGTGTCAACCCGATCAGGAACTTGGCGGTCGGGGTGGCGATCTGGCCTTGCGTCGGCATCGCGATGAGCAGCACTGGCTTTGTCATTCACGGTCTCCCGGCCAGTCGGGCAGCACAGGGCCGCATCGCCCGACGTCGATAGTCGCTTGCCCACCATGCAGGCAAATAGCGCCGGCTCAAGCCCGGCGCGAATCTCTGGCACCGGCTTCGGATTGTCAGTGATGTCGTAAAATTCTGGTGCGGTCGAGAAGACTCGAACTTCCACGGGTTGCCCCACAGCGACCTCAACGCTGCGCGTCTACCAATTCCGCCACGACCGCACGTGGTAGAAGCCGGTCGCAACCGGCCCGGCGCGTTTAGCAAATCGCCTGTCAGGAAACAAGTGGCGTGAGCGGCCAAAATCGGCGCCGCGCCGGGGTCTTCACGGCAACGGCGAAAGCCCCCCGCTTTACCTCGGCACCGTTTGTCGCCATATGTCGCGTCAGGGAGTCCGCCATGGCTGACCGCCAGAATCTCGACCACCGTTTCCTGCCCGTTCCCGGCACGGCGCCCGCGGAATGGCGCGTCGAGCAGGACCTGATCGGCTACCAAACAGCCCTCGATTTCATGGAGGCGCGCGCCGCAGCGATCCGCGCCGGCACGGCAGGAGAACTGGTCTGGCTGGTCGAGCATCCACCGCTTTACACGGCCGGTACCAGCGCCCGCCCGGAGGATCTTCTTGAGCCGGACCGCTTTCCGGTCCATGCGGCTGGGCGCGGCGGCGAATATACTTATCACGGCCCCGGCCAGCGCGTCGCCTATATCATGCTCGACCTCAAGCGCCGCAAGGAGGACGTTCGCCTTTTCGTCGGCGCGCTGGAAGAATGGATCATTGGCGCCTTGGCACGTTTCAACGTCAAGGGAGAGCGCCGCGAGGACCGTGTCGGCGTCTGGGTGGTGCGACCCGAACGGCCTCCGCTGCCGGGTGGGCGTCCAGCCGAGGACAAGATCGCAGCAA contains:
- the lipB gene encoding lipoyl(octanoyl) transferase LipB, translated to MADRQNLDHRFLPVPGTAPAEWRVEQDLIGYQTALDFMEARAAAIRAGTAGELVWLVEHPPLYTAGTSARPEDLLEPDRFPVHAAGRGGEYTYHGPGQRVAYIMLDLKRRKEDVRLFVGALEEWIIGALARFNVKGERREDRVGVWVVRPERPPLPGGRPAEDKIAAIGIRLRKWVSFHGIAINVEPDLTHFAGIVPCGIAGHGVTSLVDLGLPVTMADLDVALKQSFEDVFGAAESVPRELSLRSA